Genomic window (Molothrus ater isolate BHLD 08-10-18 breed brown headed cowbird chromosome 7, BPBGC_Mater_1.1, whole genome shotgun sequence):
TACAACTGGCTGCTTTTGGCAATGCCAGTTTTAGTTTGTCTGTGTtggcagggggaaaaaatcatccTAATGGCAAACCTTAATATGAATACACTTGTATTGCTTTCCCCAAAGTATTTATTTCAAAGAGAGGTGATAAGAACATGCCTTAAAAATGGGGAGTAGAAAGATAAATGGTATTTCCCCGAAAGGTAAATTTCATAGGGCTACCAAATAGTCATTCACAAAGTAacttttcagatgaaaattaGTAGCTTGGATTAAATGCTGAACTTGGAGCACTCTGTGGAAGTAAGATAGATCATTATAATACTGGTTGATATTTGAACAGAGTTAATACCACTATGATGCTTTgaagttataaaaatagtaacagCCATGTATGGACTTTGTGTGaagctttgaaaatgaaacaccAAGACTGTCACTTGTTTTGGAGGGATTTTTTggtgagtgggtttttttaattttcatcctTTTCAAGGAGACACTGGAGTGGCATTACATTCTACGCTCAGAAGCCACAGTAGTACATCTATTTGTAGAAAAGTCTTTATCAGCAAGCTGTGTGAGGTTTACTGCCAAGGATCTATGAAAATAATTCCTGCTCAGGAGGAGCAAAACTCTTTCCACATCTGCCTGTTCAGTGATATCAGTGTTGCAGTATAGTGTATGCTGAAGCTCAGATACTGACATGGTATCACCAAACCATCCAATATTCTAACAGGCAGCTCTTGCAGGAtggttttcttttcacatttggTGTACCAGTAGAGGGTATGCTTATGGCAGAAAAACATTAGTTCACtcactctttatttttattggaaGGTATCGTCTGCCACTCCACTATTTTAGTGTTTCCCTTACTGAGTTCTAACTGCATAATATCTTTTTTATTAACTACCTTGCCCTTTCCTCTTAAAATAGTTACTCTGCTGCTAAGTTACATGTCTCcaatattattttatcataCATGATCCAGGTTGCCTGTAGACAGGCATCCAGCACTACATTTCAACAAGAAGACACACTTAAGTACTCCTGTAGTTGCCTGGGAAGGTCAGAGAATTAAAGAAATCAGCAAGCTAGATGaatcaaagaaattaaaagaagcaATGGTCATTTTGTCAGCTACAACTTACAATACATTCCCtattttttgaaatatgaataatatttttctaaaaatggcCCTCACAGAGTAGGCAGCCTGGAAAACCCCCAGAACTGTAATGCCATTGACTGAAAAAGCAGGGAAGGGTAGATGAAGAAACCAGTGATTTTACTGATGCTGTAAACCAAATAGCTTTTAGTTAAGGCacctatttaaaataaatctaaacAAAGTGAACCATATGAGACTGATAACCTGAACACCTagtgggatttttaaaatggcTCAGGTAAATGCCTGAAAATGGGGATTTAGAATGGAAACACAGATACAATCTCAGCATTGTTATAATACAAGTAAATACAGGTATTATGAAAATGCTTTCAGTATTCAGAACCTGCAATTCCCAAAATGAATGCAGGATTTACATGATCACCAGAGCAAGACAGCAAAAGTAATTCACTTTGATGCATTAACTAAATGCTAAACCTGGTCTGGCAGAGTTCagccaaataaataaaagaaacataGGGGTGCAATGTAATCTTGATTCAGATTAATTACTTCAAATGAGCATGTGAATACAGCTACAGCAAAAACCTGCTAGATGGATGCAGTTAGAAGTGAAGTAATAGGTTCATTCTTTAGGAGTCTGAAAAGTAAGTGTTTGAATTAGTGACTGCTtagagaacagaaaattattttgttctgcTCTTGGTGTGTTTTAGTAGACTACACAAGTTTAGAGTAGGCATTACAGTGAAACaacaaagatttaaaaattattgtcaAAAATGAATGTAAGGTGTGTATCTGAATGCTTGCTGTTGCCTTATATAAATGGTACCTGATTGAAGCTGTTCATAAGGTTCTTTGTGGCTGCAAACTGCTGGGAATCTGTTTTAGCCTCTAGTATTTTTCCTTAGCAGTACAGTAATATTATGTAGCCTATCAAAATGTTTCAGAACAGGTCTTACAGGGCATTTAGTGGTATGGTCATAATGTGACCTCTCAGGGTTGTTACTGTAGCTCTGTATGTTTGATATTTGAcccttgttttaatttttcctcctcaataaattagaaaaaaatgtatagAAACTTCCAAGTTCAGTGCTTCTCTTAGGCAAAAAGTTATTCTAGTAAGTTGTGGTTCACCAAGTCATGTGAATGATTGCCTGGATCAGATGTATAATAATTTATGATTTTAATTAATATAGCTCactaaatattttgcatatcttgaaaaaaaaatcaaaaggatACCTTTGTGTTTGTTCAGAAGTTTATAGCCTTCACAATATCGGCCTCCAGATGTGGTCATTCTGGCAGTATTGACATAAGAATATGTGGCAGCAAAATCAAATTCcttttccccatcccaccagCCATTGCTTTTGGCATATTCTTTCAATTCTGGGTGTTCTCTGTCAATCTTGGTTGTGATAGAGAGCTGGTTGGAAATATTGCGTACGCCTCCTGTTTGTAAGTTGCAGAAAGAATTGTTTTAATACATTGAATGatttttcttggtattttgTTTACAATTACCTTAGTAAACCAAATTAGCCCTGAAGAGTTTCCTACAAGATCAGTGAGTCTGGTGGTTTATTTCTGGCCCTCTCTCCCCAGCTAGATGTATTTTCCTGATTGAATTTTCACCACCACTCATTTCTGACTCATTTGCTTCTATTGCCAGCATTGTATTTCAGGTTCTGTCCTGATTATTCCCACCTTCACTTTCTTCTTCTGAGACATCCAAAGATCGAGTTTGTCCTCCTTAAGTTCACTGGAAGAATCAGCCACTTCATGGCCCAGTACATCAATCCTGTCCCCAAATGAAATTGTCATGGATTGCTACCATCCTTAAGACCACACATACTGCTGTCATTCTCATGCTGACTTTCTTGCTGTCCTCTGTTTTCCAAGTGCAGGAGTGGTTACCTCTGGCTCTCAAAAGGCCCCTGTCACTCAGCTTCTCTGACAAACTGCCAGCTACTCCACGGTCGTGCCCCAGGAAGCAATGCCTGTTGTTTACAGGCACATGTATGCAGCTCGAGCTTAGTTTGATGCCTTAATGAAATGGTAAATCAAAACTGGAGAACTCCAAGAGGTCATAGCACTTGAAATGTTTAGAACAAAGAGCATCATCCATACCTTCTACTTTTTCTGCTGCCCAGTATTTTCCTGATGTCTCCAGCACCCACGCTTCCTTTCTGTCAGCTATCAGAAAACTGTTGTGGTATGTAAATGCCATGTTGCTCTCCATACAGTTTCCTCCCTGGCCATATTTTTCCAGCAAATCAACTATGACACTAAGAGCCttttcagctgtgtctgctctcTCAAGTCCAAGcctaaaagaaaaggaaaatgttatttttggaaCTATGAACTCTACATAGGACTATTCAGTCTGAGTATTCCAATTGACCTGGAATGATATTGCTATATGCAGCTACCAGTTGTATAATCTGGTAAGGAAAAAACACAAGTCAGGTAAAAGGCTTCTTTGATGTGGGTCCTCTATGAACTTGACATGGGGAAAAACACCAAATGGAAATACcgaaaggcagggagagggatccTACAAAATGCTTACAAGTCCTGTGCAACTATTGGACTGGGGGGAAACTACCAAAAGAATTGACTGACTGCTGTAGGTTAATGGAATTTATGCTGGCACCTGTAGTGTAGGAACATGAACTTGTTATTTACATGGAAATACGCAGCTGAGaccaaaacttaaaaataatatgaGTGAAAGATGGGGGAATAGGAAAGGAGTACAGACCCTAAGAAAAGGCTCAAACAGTAGTGCCTGAAGTCCATCCGCCTGTGCTCTTGAAAAGTCTTGTTTCCATTTAGTATAAattttatagaaagaaaaacGTTTGCTAATGTTTTGACGAATTCTGGTCTAGTGTCTGGATACTTCTTATGGGCTTCTGGCAGAAATCTAGTGCTTGTGCCAAGAATACTTACTTTTAACCGTGGCTAGAACACTGGAAGGAGTGCCTTCTGAAAGTGGAAGTACTATTTCCCCATATAGTTCAAACAACATTTTTCCACGTAAATTCCGAATCCGGTACCATgtaccaaaaaggaaaaaaaaaaaaaaacccaagccagcTTGTGCACACCTTACAAGGTCCATGCCGAGGAGAGCTTCCCCATCGCAGACCTCTTCCCTGCCCCACACGGCCTCGTTGCCGATGCACACGCCGTGCTCGTTGGCGCCCATCTCGGccccccagagccaggaggggcGGCTCAGGACCACGGCGTGGGTCCTCTCCACCTGCTCGATGCTGATGTAGGTGCACTGCAAGAGGGCAGAGCACACACGGAGTCACCGTCCCCGCTCCGCCGGCCGAACCGCGGGCTGAGCACGCAGACAGGGGCTGACAGCGGCGTTCTCgctgcccccccccccaggaGCGCTCTCCGCCCCGCTCCCTCACCTCCAGCGCGGCGCCGGGCGGGTGCGCGGCGGCCGGGAAGTGCACGACCTCCTGCACCTCATCTGCCGGCCGGTCCGAGTTCTTGCCGAACACCACGCGGCCccccggggcggcgggcggcagcgccaCGAAGGTGTCGCAGGAGAGGGGCGGCGGCCGGGGGACCATGCTGAGGGCCGAGGGCCCCTGCGCGGCGCGGGCCCGTGGCTCACAGCGGCAGCTCGGGCGCGGGGCGGTGCCCGCGGAAGGCCCGCCCGCCGACCCGGAAGGCCCGGCCGAGGCCGGCCCGGAGCGccgctgtccctgtgcctgtccctgtgcctgtccgTGTGGGGGCCGGCGGctcccgctccgccgccgccgccatgggGAAGTCGTTCGCCAACTTCATGTGCAAGAAGGATTTTCACCCCGCCTCCAAGTCCAACATCAAGAAGGTGAGAGGGGCCGGGGGTGTCACGGCGGAGACGGGTTGCCGGTACTGCAGCGGCCTGAGCAGTGCTCCTCACCTCCCTGGGGTGGCACCGAGCACCGAGCAGGGCTCCTCAGCTCCCTGGGGTGGCACCGAGCACCGAGCAGGGCTCCTCACCTCCCTGGGGTGGCACCGAGCACCGAGCAGGGCTCCTCACCTCCCTGGGGTGGCACCGAGCAGGGCTCCTCACCTCCCTGGGGTGGCACCggggctggggcacagaggaaggaggaggcagcGAAATAGTTAAGAAATACTTGAAGCTTCGGGTTTTCTTGTTCCCGGGTGTGTATGACTGTCGCATTTTTCTGGCTTGGGCTTTTCAACACCTGATTCTCAGAACAAATAGGCGCTGTAGCCCGTCCAGGAAAAGCCCACCTGTCCCGATGTGCCCATGTTTTCCCAGTATTTCATACCTGCCTGAGCTGGGTGCAGCTGCCCTCTCCAGACCGTGGCCCATGCCAGGAGCCCCAGAGGGGCCCTGGGGCTTGCGGTCTGCCGAGACTTCACCAAGCAAGGGTCGCTGCAGGGAAGACAGTGGCACCCACAGGGTGTCTTCTGAGCCTACTTTTCCCTTTGAGCTTGCAAattttctcctgtcttttcTGCGTGTAAGTGTTGTTGGAACTTGGAGTTTCTCAAAATTAGTGCTGTGGGAAgttcatttattaaaatactggatgaaaataatgtattttatgcGATTAGAATGGTGATCATCCCTTGTTAAGCATTTTCAATTGGGTAAGCTAGTTATTTATATACTAATATATTTTGTAATAGTTTTTGTATTTAAGTGGAAGCTTAATTATTTTAACTAGGTATGGATGGCAGAACAGAAAATCTCATATGATAAGAAGAAACAAGAAGAATTAATGCAACAGTATCTGAAAGAACAGGAATCCTATGATAATAGGTGAGAATTGGTAGATTgctcccttcttcctcctgtcTTGTTTTCATGGTAGTGCAGGTGATATTGCTGTGACCAATTTGAAGTACTGTCTCCATTGACCGTAGTAGTAGAGGGCAGTGATTCATTAAGTGATGTCTGATTAAGCAGAAGTCACAAAAACTTCTTTAGTGGTTTGTGCCTGTCTTCTGATTAATTACAAATATGTTACATTTCACAGAACAGCCAGTAACCTCAAATAATAATACATTTGTATCACacagaaatctgttttttaTAACTCTACTTTTCATACTACTTTTCAGCTGAGATTGAAATGTGTGATTTTTGTACACAGTGGATCATGCAAAGTCATTGACTCGTCTCTCAGGTTTTTTGATATTCAGATTTTGTTACTCACGttatcaaatgaaaaaaagctaGTTATCCCAACACTTTcatactgggttttttttgtgagcGTTACCAATGTGACTGTTTTGTGTGTAACACTCCAACTGCCCTTTTTATTTAGGTTGCTTATGGGTGATGAGCGTGTGAAGAATGGTCTTAATTTCATGTATGAGGCCCCACCTGGAGCAAAGAAAGGTATTGCAATTTCCTGATTGTGGGCAGATAGTACTGCAAATTAAAAACCTTctgaagaaacaaacacaatgtattttattttaaaataacatgtTCATGGTGAGATAATGATAGgatgtgtgatttttttaattctttctgtgAGATTTTGCAGACACAGATAGATAAATAGATATGTATAcgtgtgtgtatgtatatatatatatatatagagtGTAGAGTGTGTAATAATTTTGATCTCACAaagctttaatttctttcaaaaagaacGGTTGGGAGTTTTTTAAGCAACAGTTCAATGTGAAGAGAAGACCAGATAAATATCTTTCCAGGCAACACCATAAATTCTGTCCTCAACCAAGGATGCTTCTTTAGCCAATTACAAAGCCATCGGATGAGGAGGACTGGACCTTACCAGGGCAATGACTCAGACAGCACAAACCTGTATTTTGGCCTGCTTTCCTTTACAGAAGTAGCAGGttgcttttgtttaaaagtTATGCCCATAATTCAGCTTGATGCTTGTCAAACATAGGAAATACCAGAGCAAGAAATTAATTATCAGAAGTTACAAAAATAATGAATGCTGAAATTCAGTAGTCAAAAGTGCTGCCTGACCTGTGTCTGGTGAATCTGTGACTGCTTAGTAGTGTCATAAATGGAAGTTTCTAAATACCTGGTGGACACTCATATCAGTCCCTTAATTTTAACAAGATCTGAATGTAAGTGAAAAACTAAGAAAATCTATTTCCTCtaagagaaaatgtgtttgttcCCTTTAAAATGCATCTTTCCCATTTGCATGAAATCACTTGGAAATGCTTGGATAGACTCGTTCTTGTAGACCAGGTTTTGCAATTATTTAACTTTA
Coding sequences:
- the SCRN3 gene encoding secernin-3: MVPRPPPLSCDTFVALPPAAPGGRVVFGKNSDRPADEVQEVVHFPAAAHPPGAALECTYISIEQVERTHAVVLSRPSWLWGAEMGANEHGVCIGNEAVWGREEVCDGEALLGMDLVRLGLERADTAEKALSVIVDLLEKYGQGGNCMESNMAFTYHNSFLIADRKEAWVLETSGKYWAAEKVEGGVRNISNQLSITTKIDREHPELKEYAKSNGWWDGEKEFDFAATYSYVNTARMTTSGGRYCEGYKLLNKHKGSITSEIMMEILRDKESGINMEGGFMTTGSMVSVLPQQPNLPCIHFFTGTPDPARSVFKPFIFVPGITQLLKTTSPTFGPDDPVKKQPRFQSKPDRRHELYKKHESAAVVMETIKDKGKEMLKEIQELEKQKISQMESILQNGFLDTKQVVNLFSQCVEEELKIYG